A genomic segment from Flavobacterium inviolabile encodes:
- a CDS encoding MGMT family protein, with protein MIAVNDNFFEKVYAVVRQIPYGRVTSYGAIAKALGAARSARMVGWAMNAAHGKDDVPAHRVVNRNGLLSGKHHFEGTNLMQQLLESEGIKVKNNQVVDFKKVLWEPEVTF; from the coding sequence ATGATAGCCGTTAACGACAATTTTTTTGAAAAAGTCTATGCCGTTGTCCGGCAGATTCCCTATGGAAGAGTAACCTCCTACGGTGCTATTGCAAAAGCATTGGGTGCGGCACGTTCTGCCAGAATGGTAGGCTGGGCAATGAATGCCGCGCACGGAAAAGATGATGTACCGGCACATCGTGTGGTCAACAGAAACGGACTGCTTTCCGGGAAACACCACTTTGAAGGTACCAACCTGATGCAGCAATTGCTGGAAAGCGAAGGCATAAAAGTGAAAAACAATCAGGTAGTTGATTTTAAAAAAGTACTCTGGGAACCGGAGGTTACGTTTTAG
- a CDS encoding LysE family transporter, giving the protein MNYFMPLILGFTAASIGITPPGLLNMTAAKVSVRDGRNKAVMFALGATLTVLFQTYMAVLFAKFIDRNPDVINLLQEIGLGIFVLLTIYFFTAANKPKKQKEELKMRSKTSRFFLGMLLSALNLFPIPYYVFVSVWLSRNGYFFFNQSYISLFVFGAVLGSFLVFYMYILFFKKKEEKKPSFLMNNINYIIGSITGLVSVITLVKLINNYLG; this is encoded by the coding sequence ATGAACTATTTTATGCCGCTTATTCTGGGTTTTACAGCAGCATCCATCGGAATCACTCCGCCTGGATTGCTCAACATGACTGCTGCAAAAGTTAGCGTAAGAGATGGCAGAAATAAAGCCGTTATGTTTGCTTTAGGGGCGACACTCACTGTCCTTTTTCAAACCTATATGGCGGTTCTGTTTGCAAAATTTATAGACAGAAATCCCGATGTCATTAACCTTTTACAGGAAATCGGACTTGGGATTTTTGTTTTGCTGACGATTTACTTTTTTACAGCAGCCAACAAACCGAAAAAACAAAAGGAAGAATTAAAAATGAGGAGCAAGACCAGCCGGTTCTTTTTAGGAATGCTGCTGTCTGCCCTGAATTTATTCCCGATTCCGTATTATGTATTCGTGAGTGTATGGCTTTCCCGAAACGGGTACTTCTTTTTTAACCAGTCCTATATTTCATTATTTGTATTTGGAGCGGTTTTAGGTTCTTTCCTGGTATTCTATATGTACATACTGTTCTTTAAAAAGAAAGAGGAAAAAAAACCGTCTTTCCTGATGAACAATATCAACTACATTATCGGGTCCATCACCGGGCTGGTATCCGTTATCACTCTGGTTAAATTAATCAACAATTACCTGGGCTAA